A segment of the Brienomyrus brachyistius isolate T26 chromosome 4, BBRACH_0.4, whole genome shotgun sequence genome:
GAGACCTAAAGGTGACACCCAACCtgccaccagtctctgccaaatccctgcagctgacagtgtatgagcttaatgagtgatcatttccaatcagtgctggctgggtttcagtacctgaggcatccagcatggtgacgctccaaaccccagccctgtgctgtttttatacctcctgtcagctcacatctctattgtacaatgaggctcttTGGAGTCTCAAAAGtggccaattgtaatttaccgtcctctgctccctgtgtcaccaacagatCTCAGCACATTCCGCAGTACaggacagcgagaggatcttcactgagatgatccgctccattgagagaagatGCTCTGAGGTGtcaaagctgatcagagatcaggagaaggctgcagtgagtcagactgagagagacatggagagactgaagcaggagatcgatgaactgaagaggagacactctgagctggagcagctttcacacatagaggatcacatccatttcctccaggtaacataacagctactttggcaaaAAGAAAACGAGAGTAAGGAAATAGAtgcatgttctcatttgtaATTTACCGTAACTAGTCTGTCTTTTGTCAGATGTTAATGGTCCTGCTCATTccattaaaatacatatttgttaTGATGAAtttgtttaatcagactgtgtgtctgtagaggtgCCAGAGTCTTCCTATTGtccctgaagctggatttggacccagaatctctgtctATCCACGCTGCTCTTTTGAGAACGTGAGGAAGGTGGTTTCTGAACTGAAGGATCAACTGGAAAATGTTTGTGAAAAGAAAACAACAGAGATCAATCACACaggttaataaataaatacattttcctCTCTGTTCATGTAAATATAGaccatgcagagagagtatgcagtgCAGTTAGCCTCATGtttgtgtgaccaagtcagtttcTGTTTTCAATAAGACTAAATCTTTGTGAAAACTGATGAGTTAGCTCCACGTTCTACaggctgcaaaacccagatcaTGTGAATAATCTGCATCATAGAATCCATAAATCTGTATTATGAGTAACTTACAATGATTTGCAGCTTCTTAAATGCttgttattgtccctcataatgataaaAGCCTACTGCTGGTGTCTCCAGagtgagtgaagtccatctcccacaagtaaattccttttactcacatccctgtttctctctgtctccttctagttaccaaagacgccgtcctaccagtattagtgcccaggaccagagcagaattcttacaatgtgagtctgttcacacacacacttctctctccctgtatgaggtggagtgtgttttattgtgttttattgtctttcgttttcttctgctagtggagcttctctttctctctcctgctgcctcctttcacatttacatgagctgttTATGTCAGTAGCCTTTGGATCCAATTGCAAGGCAAATTCATTCAGGGGCTTTTCCACACACCAGGAATGGTACATTTGGTACTTTaccttttccactgacttctagCTAATGACCAaaagggcagcgtgtggctcagtgggcaaagcctgtgtgcctgtaatctgacggttgccagttcaaacccacccttagcatgtctgtgggtccctgagcaaggcccttaactcccagctccctgggtgccactacaGGTGGtagcccttcacagacaacttactctacaaagagcaaggtgagggaggcataaaaggagaattttcccacagggatcaataaaaagtatcaattattattattaaaagttcCTGTACCCAAAGTACCAAAGCAGCTGCagtacttttttggtacttgGTACTTGAGGTGGGACTTGCAAACACATTcattgtctctgtctctgtcaagGCTGCATGGTCTAGTTCAGGGGTCAGTAACCTGTGACTCGCGATCCACATGCGGCTCTTCTCAGAATGACAGACACATTCACATTTTCATGTCTTAACATATTGATATATgataataaattatttatggCTTAATATTTATGGAGGCTGGTCCATTGCACGTTTCTGTAATGTCTTAACTACATCATTTACATCTTCCTCAAAGTCATCCTCTTCAACTAGATTATGCCTCTGGTGAAATTATATGCTATGAGTTTTCCTCAGTAACTGAGATTGGATGTACGCTTCAGTGCTTTTTGGGATTCCTAATTCTGTCTAATACTTTCTGTAGTAAATTGTTACCATTACTTCCCGAGTCTTCATAAAAACCGGTATATTTTCTCTGGTTTACTTATTATATCCATCTCAGTTCGGAGTGGTGAGGACATTTTGCGCTGCTCAGTCAGCAGTTACAGTAGTGAAGTGCAGAGTGAAGGGCAGACAACTGCAGAGCCAAAGGAACTTTATTCAAGAGAGGAGGGGTGACGTCCGTGTGCAGGGCGAGCGAACCGGGAGCGGGGAATCAGagtcaggcagacagaagtcccAAAACGGGGTTTAATGTGGGCTTAGCACATAAACACGGAGAACACTTCACAACACTTTTATTGACCAGACTTGGGCAAACTGACTTGAATGCAGACTAAATACACATGACTAAGGATGGAAATGCAGAACAGCTGAgaacaatcaggaattcacatgaggtaacgaggggggcgtggcaaacAGGTGGAtcagacgagcaggtcatgacagaaggTGTGAGGGTGAAGACTATCGCTATAGAACTGAATAATGTCATAATATTAGTCACCTTTGTGCTGTTACCCAATGTGCGAGTGATTTAAAACTgagatgcccccctcccccctgaaaAAGTCTTTACTTATTGTAAATACTTGaaatttgtttttgtgttaaatgcataTACACTGATATTGCATTAAAAATCGTATCTCAAACCCCCTTCCCTACCCTCTTTGTAAATCTTGGGTCAGACATTTAGGATAAAATGGCTCTTTGCTTTAAAAAGGTTGCCGAACTGCCGATCTAGAGGGTGGAAAAGTGCCACATATAGTGATTTGCCAGGCAAAGACCTGATATTCAGTAAAGCTAAGAttaatgtattaaacacattgtctgacccagtcTGTAGGTGtcacacaactggagtcagattagatagagtagctgtgggctttgatgcacgttgttccccctgaagtcagtCAGAACAGGAATGGCTGACACTGGGGCTACTGCTCACTGCCTAGTGTGGGCTGTAGCTACATTAGTGGATCCAAACCAAGTAAGCGGGGGGGGCTTAAGGGCCCAGGCTGTCCTAGATGTCAGCCTGCACTGTAATGCTGAAAGCAGGGAGGCTGCCCTCGCTTTGTTTGGGTAGCAGGAACTTTTTGTTCCCACACAGTAACAATTAATCAAGGCCTTTTATCTACATCCTTAAGCTAAGTTCACACTACATGATTTTAGCCACAATTTTCTGCTTGACATCGCTGTCAAAACCCCCAGATCACAGCCAAAATCTGTGTTCGATTGGTGCCGGAAAGTCAGAGCTCAACCACTATTTGTGACAGTTCAGAGATGCGACCTGACGGAGGCGCTGTTGCATTGCAGACACCCACCAGATATTTGGAGTTGTAAATATCTCGACTTTGTTGACGACTCCAAATCCTGTAGGTGTGAAAGTGTCGTGGCTGATAATGAGCTACAGCCAATGAGAGCACAAGACACtgggtgaggaatgatgttaaaaAGGAGAAATaaagttacatttatttagataCTAGATTCTAGATATAGATACTAGAGTATACTCTTATTGAGAatcgttagtattgtcctaagtcGGCACCCATAGTCTcccccaaactggctgtgatACAGAGCATCTCCTCAGTCTGTGCTTAGCGCTGCTGGAGGGAGGTGAGTGTGCGAAGTGGTTCACAGGATGTTCATATTATGatgtaaagacaaactcacttttaacaGTAATGTTTCGTTTAGAATTATATGGTTAAGCATTTGAAATCTAACCATTTCGAGAATGTTTCTATGCCTTTCATTTTAGGTTTATTATACAGTATGTACATGagttatgtttttgttttcaaGATATTCTGGGTTACTCTGATATGTCATAAGTTGATGTgttaatgctgacagtcttgatagtTTTTTGTCTTGACATTATTGATGTCATTTTTGTATGAAGATAAACTACTAGCGCCTAATGAAATTTCTCACATTTTagtaaattaaaatatatgcctCATTGTGCACAGGGTTACTCTGGAATACTTTAGCGCACAATGTTGCATCTTGGACACCCGGATCAGGTAAATTCTCTCGAtcgtgtctgtgtgttatatCTATTCAAAGGTACCATCCTGAGACTGAGTGCGAAAAGCAGCGCATTTTACTTTTGTCGGGTTTTAAGGGTTATTTTTTTGATGAAAGTTGTTTATAGTTTTATGAGCCTGTAATTAACCCTGTTATTTTAACACACGCAGCATTTCTGCGCATCTTCCCGCCTGCGTCCCGCAGGTGTCCCACATTTCTAGAGCTATTTCACATACTTGAATTACCATTTCGTTTATATATTTTCgtttttatgtatcgtacagaataatagctttcgggctaaagtgcagtttggTCCCTatcgagtctctcagcgcggcgtgtctcacagcgcagggggcagccggagcgccgcagactcgggcggctacatgagtatattgggaataaaatgtgtgtattggagcgagttctgtgttagtgagtgtgtgaggtgtgacagtgataatgatggagatgctgggcttcatcATGGGaataatcgctcttcctcttgcctacagactcctgccagctgacgctggaccccaacacagcacacagattcctgtctctgtcagaggggaacaggaaggtgacacggggggcagagcagcagccatatcctgatcatccagagagatttgactgctggccccaagttctgtgcagagagagtctgactggtcgctgttactgggaggctgagtggagtggagatggagccctgatgggagtgacttataaaggaatcaggaggaaaggagacaGTGCTGACTGTGGGTTTGGatccaatgacaagtcatggatgctgcgCTGCTCTGCTGACAGTTACtttgtctggcacaataataaacatactttcatacccataaagccgtcgggctcccgcagagtaggagtgtatctggactgggcggctggtactctgtccttctacagagtctcctctgatggactgaccctcctgtacagcttcacctcctcattcactgaacccctctatccagggtttggggtttgtgcaaactcccccgtgtcgctgtgcatgctgggatagctcactgtctgctggaggaatcatttttaccttatcagagtgtcacatgtcACTGCTTCTcagtggcaaaaaggtaaaatctctgctttttaaccagtataaccctttttactctgtctgaagtgtgacgtatatTAGACAAAATCAGTGACTGGGTTCAGGAAACTGAACATACatacaaaatgactgtttttctccgattaaaatgtaatgaaatgtaatACTGATTTTGGGTCGGGGTTtcccctcccctgtatatgtacatttgatATATTTCTGTATGTATACTGTATTTGCTACcggtacactgacaataaaggcttcatattccatcctattaatgtcctggttcagcTCTGCTCAAAGCGTAAATGAGTAACATAACgtataatataattaaataaattcactTTACTGTAACTGAACATAACTAACACGATTACATTAAATCAGCATATATAATAACCGTGTAAAAGGAGACGGGAGACATAACAGCAAAAGcaaaaaatattcataaaaataaaaaagttttaAATCACATTAGTTACACATGTTAGATTAAATCACTCGATCAAAATACTACAAGCAAGAATAAAAATTTTGTAACTAAAACGATGAACTGCTACACCTGACAATCGACAAGCTAATTAGCAAATGgcgtctctctcacccccatGAAAATACGGTAAAAGAATAATTAAAAGCCGAACTAAGTCCTTACTGTTTTGATATTGTTTGGTGAACAGACACGTAAGCTGAGTGTACTGGCTTCAGCTGTCCATCTTTATGTTTCTGAACTCCGCCCCGTCGCTcccatcatccatctgtgcatcaGGACAACTATAGATTATTGACATATCATGACACTTGCTACCTAAGTAAATAATTAcacaagtaattaaaaataaagcgtaacactttactttttttaatttttactcATTAAAAACACGGTTTAACTTCAGACGGCTGAGCCGCACGCCCCCTACTGCCGTCCTGAGGTAACTGCGGGTTTCCCGTCGGTCGCAGCACGTGAGACGCTGCGGTCCCTCAGTTAACGTCCTTATGACAACACGCCCTATATGGTTAACGGGTACAGTCATTATTTAACGCACAATAAAGCATTAAGCTGTTAAAATTACTCTAAagtaaatatgtaaaattaaaatacagtAAATCTTTCTCTCGgtttcaagtctctgcctgggtcacatttgtgtggagtttgcatgttctccccatgtcgtcgtgaggtttcctccgggtactccggtttctcatgcatgctgaggttaattggagttgctaaattgcccataggtgtgcacgtgtgttaatggtgtgtgagtgtgccctgcgttgggctggccccccatcctgggttgttccctgcctcgtgcccattgctggcTCCGGAAtctcgcgacccagtaggataagcggtttggaaaatggttggatggataaaTCTTTCTTGAATGAGCTTATTTAATATCAACGAGAATGGACATACTTGAGTTGATTTGCTGTTCTGACTGCAGCCTATTTTTAATTAAGACTAATGTGAATAGCTTCCTGATTTACATCAGTAATACACTGTATGTGATTCCAAATTACTAAACCAAACATATATTCCCTTTTTTAGAAATCATGATTTGAGTGTCTTTTTAAGCCACACAATTTAGGAATAAGATTATTAGACACAACAGaggtggaaaaaattaagaaagcactctatatttaaaaacaaaatttagtgtagcagaagaccacactgaGCAGGAGGTTTACTTCCCGGTtcgaaatttctaagacagcagtaacaaaaataaggtgaagcaggagacactgggaacgaccggaaaccagccaggtaaagggggAAGCAACATATTAATGCCAGAAAcgaccgttaacttatctgacagtttctcatgaatcgtagtataacatcaagtgaccttccaaaggaatgggaaacattaagtgcaggtgtgaagtgcactgctaggacagttcacatcaggctcctagaagcaggactgaagtcccacaaagcaaggaaggagcccttcattaatgagaatcagagaagaaccaggccaCAGTTTGCAAATATATAAATTATTCACAGGCAAacacccataaactgagaaatgagtaaaACAAACAGTTCTGCTGTGTCCCACAATACACTCACAGCGGCATTGCAGCACTACACATATATCACTGAACACAGTGGAAAGGTGGATTCTTACTCTGACGTCCCTCCCCATCCTCTAGTGACGAGCACcacattctgtgctgctgcctctgctggccGCGTGTTTGTTTCTCTCCCCCCTGTTTAATTTAGACGTCTTGTGAGAGTATCGAACCATGAGCCCTGAATCATCTGTTCAAGCGAAGCGTGAGCAAACTGCCGTTACACCGCTACCCTGTCTGTCACACTTCATATCATAGTGCTGCTAAGCAATGTTTTCATACCTGGAAAGCACATGTCACTTTATACCTTACAGTCTGCCATAgacatttttatatatgtacTGTTTTTATTCAATATATTTACCTTTGTATTATACACTTATTTCAAAACCCTGCATTCAAACAATATATATAAGACATACATACAAAACATATATCATACATACAACACATGATAAGAACCAAAACagtgaaaaaaatacaaaatcagATGCTAttctcattttttttctgaagcaTAAAATACCTTGTAAATATCAGCTCCCCTCCTTATGGCGTGTGTTCTGGGAGGAAAAGCCCCCCTCGGGTCACACGGCTGGCCACTATCCTCTGGATTTTGTGGGGCTCTATTCCCCCCTAAAAGGTGTTAAAACTTTCGGATCCCCTGATGAATCAAAAACACTGCACGGACCTTTAAGTTTGAGTACAGATCACAGTGTGTTTCTGGAACACTGCCCTCTTATGGGAAATAACAGAAAACTAATGCATTATTGAAGTACAGTGATACTGTCACGGGAAACGCCGGACGGAAGATCGCTCAGACAGCGCGAGCGATCAGGAACGAGCAGGCAGGCGGAAaccggggcaaactggggtttatttGGGATCACGGGTCGACAAAcaccaggtaacatcaatgacagacagggGAGACAAGcaggaccaggacttaaataggacaggacTGAGCAACATAATCAGACGGGGCTggatacaatcagggaagcacacgtgggtaagcagggggagtggcacacatgaggagccgacgagcaggtcatgacagaacccccccccccaaaggcgcgcttcaccgggcgcgccagggaggaggcgacagacgggacacgggaaccgggagctggaacaaaaaaaaaacagaaccatcaacgaaggaccgggaacaagacggAGACGCAGAACAAGGCAAGGGATAAGACGTAAGACAGGACatgacaaagggcagggaacgcCGAGAGACAGATTAGAAAGGGTGGaaaagagggaacaggcggaacaaaaggagcgggtagtgacgggagggaacgtcgggaaaccaggagcggagcggggcagaaaaaagggaccaggaacagaggacagtGGGACAGAGGCGGGAGGAGGAACAAACACAGGCGGGACCGgggcaggaaagaagggagagaaggagggggaactaaggggagcccgagggagccccagcgggcgacgggaggcagccggaggggctgcaggcggccggagccagaggggacctcggaggggcagaggaggcagggcgagggaccagcggaggggccagggagggagcaggagggagcaccagggaaggggtcGAGTCCGCCGGAGTGAGGGCGTAGGAGTCACAGTGGGCATAGTCACACAGGCAGGTcgtggagggggcgccggcccgggagctacAGGCTGTTatggagggggcgccggcccgggagctgcaggctgttatggagggggcgccggcccgggagctgcaggctgttatggagggggcgccggcccgggagctgcaggctgttgcggagggggcgccagcccgggagctgcaggctgtacGTGCTGAGGGACCGTGGGTCTGGGCGGCAGCACGAAGTCCACAGCCGTGGGCAGAGGAAGCTGCGCAAGCGTGGCGGACAGCGAAGGTGGCTGTCCTGGCTGCGCAGATTGCAGAGGCGGTGTCTGTGCGTATAGCGCAGACAGCCGTGACCACGAATGCTCAGAAGCGGGTCCCACAGGCAGGGGTGGTGGCTCCGGTGCGGGGTCCGTAGCCCTCCGGAACTGGAGTAGCTGCTGTAGGTCCCCGGTGAGGCTCTCAAGCGCCGCCCAACCAGAGGCTGGAGTGAAGGTGTCGAAGCCTCTGTTTAGTCGAGCGATGAGCTACTGGGCCTCAGGTCCCTCTGGTGCCGCCGGGTCGTCCATCACCCTCATATAGAGCCCTTGGAGAGTGAAGAATTTGTTTGCCAGAGTTGTCACTTCCTCTGGCAAGGGCAAGGGGAGCGCCTCTAGAGGGAAAGTCGCTGGAGGCGGGACTGGCAAGTCCCGGGAACGGGAGACGGGCGCGGTCCTCTTCGGGACCCGGGGCACTCGAGGGATCGAGTCCCTAACAGCCCTGATACCTCCCCAATTCGCCAGACGTTCGGGCCGGTAATCATACCGGTTCAGGGGCGGTAGTTGATCCGGAGTGATCGGCTCCAGCTCCGGGAGCGAGAAGGGAGTGCCCTCCTCGTCGTCGCTGGAAGCCCCGAGCCTCGCCAGGAAGTAAGCTCCCATATGGAGCGGTTCAGGGTCAGAGCCCCAGACGAGCTCCTCTCTCTCGTCCTCCGCGAGAGACCAAGAGTTGGCGAGGGAGCATGTGCCCAGGCTGATGGGCTCAGGCAGGGGCTTTcctctcctcttcttcctctttgtctttttagggtctgtcattctgtcacgggaaacGCCGGACGGAAGATCGCTCAGACAGCGCGAGCGATCAggaacaagcaggcaggcggaaaacggggaaaactggggtttatttGGGATCACGAGTCGACAAACactaggtaacatcaatgacagacagggGAGACAAGCaaaaccaggacttaaataggacaggacTGAGCAACATAATCAGACGGGGCTggatacaatcagggaagcacacgtgagtAAGCAGggtggcgtggcacacatgaggagccgacgagcaggtcatgacagataCGATCCTTTGATGATTTGAAGTTATTAGTTGGTTACTGTTTCTCTTATTTATCAGTGTGTATTTGTTACGTCACGTTCTGTCTAGCAATTGTTTATGTGGCAGTAAAATTCTCATAGACTCCGGAacccctgcgacccagaaggataagcggtttggaaaatggatggatggatggtactgTAATTGCGTAACATCCTTCCCCACCCCTTCCCGAAGGCTGCAAACCATGAGGTTTTTACAGTTCAGGAGCAGACAAGCTTCTTGGTTCTCATCTTAAGGGCTTTATTAGCCTTCTGGGACTTTTGCGAAGGATAATTCAAGTGGCACAAAACATTAAAAGCCCGAAGTCAGGAATACTTCCCCTGTATGGGATATTAGTCCATTGTAGGGAACATGCACACACTGTGGGGTCTATCTATTACTTTCTATGGgtgtaaccctaatcccaactataacaatataacccctacccagtcctaattATAGCCACAAGTAATCAaaataaatacaagacttttggcatttttagcatTTTGATTGCCTTTACAGGTTTTTAATAACTGAGTTTTCCTCTATGGGGACCAAAAATGTCCTGACAATCTCAAAATAACAACTGTTTATCACATTTTTTGGATATTGTTCTCTACAATCTAATAGGTATATgatcacacagacaaacacacacataaatgcacacacacacacatatttatgtaaataataAACTGTATCGTTCAGAATCATGTACTGATGATAGGCTGTTTGACCAATTTGCACACATGGGTAAACACAGTTGGTTGAGGGTGTTCATCAGAACGTTTTGCAAATAGTGGAAGACTTTTGTGGAACAGCAGTGCTCCCGTGCTTGGGCCTTTTCACCTCTTGCATGAGCATTTCCTTGGGCAAAAACTGATCTGGTTTGCTGGACAAACGCGCCAGTGTAATAGCAATCCACAGTAGATCATGCACCCCTGCCTTTTAAAGGTGAAGTGACAAGCCATTCCGATTGGTTTAATGCATGTTACGCCCCAGACACACCTCTGAATAATTCAGAGAATTAGGACAACTTTTTGTGCCTTGTGCTGGGGAAAAGTCTGTTTATTTCTGCTGTCAAAAGAGCAAAATGGATGTGGACATGCCTATAAATGTTAGACACACCTTGCACTTTACACTTAGCATTAGATTGCTAAAATAGAGCAGATTGGTAGTAAGCCTATAATACTAATGAGGCGTAGTGTGATGCCCAGAAGTTATAGTAATCTATATAAATTCAGCATGTCTTTATGCTTAATAAATTTGGTTGCCACGTGTGAttgttttggtaaatcatggaagcCTTAAGCACTGATGTCAcagtgaagaaagggacagatcaaataacatcttttaaaagaggag
Coding sequences within it:
- the LOC125740153 gene encoding tripartite motif-containing protein 16-like isoform X1 — protein: MEEVSSALDPNQFSCQICLDQLKDPVTIACGHSYCMSCIKSCWDQEDHRGVYRCPQCRQTFTPRPVLYRNTILAEVVEKLKKTGLQTTAPADHYAGPGDVECDFCTGRKHKAVKSCLVCLASYCESHLQPHYESPAFKKHKLTDATGYLQDNLCSLHDKLLEVYCRTDQQCICYPCTMDEHRGHDTVSAAAGWVERQKQMGETQKEFQQRIQTREKELQELREAVGSFRISAHSAVQDSERIFTEMIRSIERRCSEVSKLIRDQEKAAVSQTERDMERLKQEIDELKRRHSELEQLSHIEDHIHFLQRCQSLPIVPEAGFGPRISVYPRCSFENVRKVVSELKDQLENVCEKKTTEINHTVTKDAVLPVLVPRTRAEFLQYSCQLTLDPNTAHRFLSLSEGNRKVTRGAEQQPYPDHPERFDCWPQVLCRESLTGRCYWEAEWSGDGALMGVTYKGIRRKGDSADCGFGSNDKSWMLRCSADSYFVWHNNKHTFIPIKPSGSRRVGVYLDWAAGTLSFYRVSSDGLTLLYSFTSSFTEPLYPGFGVCANSPVSLCMLG